DNA sequence from the Phycisphaerae bacterium genome:
ATACAGCCGGATGCGCAGCTCAACTTGGGCACCGGGCAGGCTGTCGCGGTCGGATTGACTTTCACGGCGGGAAACTGGAACGTGCCGCAGCAAATCGACGTGATGGCGGTGGACGATGCCGATGCCGAGGGTCTTCACAGCGGCCTCATTCAGTGCCAGACAGCCAGCGCCGATCCGAACTACGACAGTCCGGCCATTCCGGACGTCATCGTGGTCATTGACGACAACGATGCGGGTGATGTGGAAGGCGGAGGAGGAGATGGCAGCGACGAATGCCCGATTCCTCCGGAGGGCGCTGGCGAGATTCCCCCGGACGACCATGGCGTGTGCTGGCTTTCCAGTTTCCTCTTCTTTGCGCCCGTATGCGGTACGGGGTGCATGGTCCCGCTCATCATGACCTTTGCATGTTTGGTTACGGCCCGGGCTCGCAAGAGAATTCAACGGACTTGCCGCCAGGGGTGACCGCCTCGCTTGGAGGGTCATGCCATGGCCAAGCCCCCCTGAAAACGATCACGCAGGTTCTTCTGAATCTCTTCCCGCCGCCGGCGTTCTAGTTCATGCTGGGGGGCCTGGCAGGTATATTGAGGCCCCTTTTCGGCTTTTTGGGCTTGAATGTCGGCTTCGTCGCGGTTTAATACGCGGACAAGAAGGGAGATTCGTTATATGGTTAATCGCTCGTTGGTCCGCCGCCGCGTTGGGCGCTGGATCTCCACCGTCGTCTGCGTCGTCCTGATTGCCCCGCTAACGGGATGCAGTATCACTATCCCGGGGCTGGTGGGATTCACGGGCGTCAGTTCGGTCTTTACGGCCTTTTTCGCACTCATGCCGCTCCGATCGCAGGTCGGCACGGTGATCCGCGACGGCTTTGTGGGCGTCTTCTAGGATCTCGCCAACAAATCGACAAGGTGGGGAGGTATCGGTCTGCCCTCACATTTTTGAACGGGTCAAGTTGCTCGTTCGCATCAACGTCACACCACCGAGCGTAACGCCCGGCCGGCCGATAAATACGGCGTGCAACCGCCATAACCCCGATAAACCAATCTAAACCCGCTTCCGCGCTGGCTTTTCGGCGATGAGGGGCGATGCCCTATCTTGACTCTCCCTCTCGGCGTGAATAACGTTTATTGATTCGACTCGCACGAAGGGGGAACTCCAACTGCATTCGTCCCAGGGGGGACACCCGTCTGCCGGGGTGGTTATGCTCCGTTCGAAAAGGACGGGCGAGCCATTGGGCGAACAGGGGGAAGCTATGCGATTCGTCCGACCACATAACAGTTTTTGTCTCTGGGCGGCGCTGACGGCGGCCGTATCTTCGCCCGCCGTCGCCGCGGATTTATTGGTGAGCGCCTCTCACCCTACCCTGCCGCTTTCCGCTTCAATCAGTTTTCACGCCACCGGGAACGACCTGGTCATCACGCTGACCAACTCCGCGCAGACCGACGTGATGCTGCCCCTGGAGATTTTGACGGCGGTTTATTACGACGTAAGCGGGCCGGCCCTCGGCCTCGGTCGAACCAGCGCCGTAATAGGACCGGAATCGAGCCTGCTCTTTCCACCCGCGACGCCCTTTGACCCGGCACCGAAGGGAGTGGGCGGCGAGTGGGAGTACAACGAAGGTGTCACGAATGCGCCGTTTGGACAGGCCTATGCGATTCGCTCGGCCGGTCTCGGCATCCTCTTTACCGGCGTCGGAGGCCGCTTTCCGGGCGCCAATCTTCAAGGACCGTCAAACGTCAACGGCGTGCAATACGGAATCACCTCGGCGCTGGACAATTCGGCGACGGGCAACTCACCGGTCACGGGCGGCGCCGGCGCGTTGATCAAGAACCAGGTCATCTTCACGTTGTCCGGGCTGCCCGCGGGCTTCGATCCCCTGGCGATGATCTCCAGCGTTCAGTTTCAGTACGGCACGACCCGTTGCGATGTGGAGGGAACCGTCGATCGCTGTGTACCGGACGTACCCGAGCCCTCCACTCTCATACTCATCGCCCTGGGTGTTTTGGCACATTTCGGCTGCAATTGGGGCCGACGCGTCGGCAGATAAGCACGCGGCGTACTTGTTAACCCTAAAGCCGCCTGCTCGTATGACCACGGCGCTGCGATTTCAGGGCGCGCCGCATACACGACCAATAACGTCCTCAATCCGTCCCTTCCAAACCGAGCAATTCGAGCCCCTGCGTGGTATCATGGTACGTGAGGGAGATCACGAGCGGCTTTCGCTCCGTAAGTGCGGGGGATCCTTGGCGGCATCGAACTCCAACCGGGTGATGGGGATGTTTCGCAGGCGTTTGGCGACGACAGTTGCCATCCTCTTGGCGTCGGCCGCCTTTCGCGCCGAACCCGCCAGGGCGGTGGTGGTTCACCAGGCGTCGGGGATGTCGGTCTCCGGCGTGCCCGTGAGCTGCGAAGCGCACCTGATGATCGTCGGCGACGTATTGACCGTCGTGTTCTACAACACCTCGCCGGTGCACACTCAAAACCCCAGCGATCTTTGCACGAGCTATTACTTCGACATCTACAACGGGGTCAATGTGCGACCCGTCCTGGTCTATCAAAGTGCGACCGGCGACGTCTGGCGGGCCCATCGATTTACGACGGATACGCTGGAGGCGATGGACGCCGACCTGAAGGCGACAGAGCCCTTTGATCGGACCTGGCAATTCAAGGACATGGACCCTGCCTTCACGCCTTTTCTGGGGTTTGGCGTGGGGACCGTCGGAAACAGCGACCTGAAGCCCAACAACTTTAACGGCAACATCGTGGACGGCATGGACTACGCACTCTATTCCGGCGACGTGACGACTGCCAACATGGACGGCCGGCTACTGGTTAAGGACCACATCACCTTCACCTTCACCGGCGTGATGGGCTTCACAGAGAACGACATCCGCCCCAATTTCGCGATCGGCCTGGGCACCGGTCCGGATAGTTTCCTGGTCCCTGAACCTGCCACCCTCGCCCCGCTCCTGGCGTTCGGCCTCTTCGCGCTGCCCCGCCAACGACGACATCGTCTCCGGTGATTTTGATTCTCCTACGACGACCTAAACGAGAGTTGCCGACGCGCCGATGTCCGCGACGATGACGCGTCCGGTGTACGCCTTCGCGCCAGGGGAATCGAACCCGATCTTTCGGGCTACGAAAGTGACGGTGTGATGCGCGCGAACCGTCGGGGTGGCGGGAGTTCCGGTGTCGCAGTCCAGGCCGGACGGGACATCGACCGCGACGATCGTGGCGCGGGGGGCATTGTTGATGGCTTCGATGGCGAGATTAGTCGGCGGACGCACGGAGCCGGAGAAACCTGTTCCCAGAATGGCGTCGACGATGACGTCGGATTGATGCAGGGCGGGGCTGGCCGCATGGACCTGCTCGGGAGAATCAAACGGATAGGAGCGGAGTTTCATCTTTTCGACAATCCCGTAGTTTACGGCGGCATCGCCCTTAAGTCGGGCGGGATCGCAGGCGAGAAAGAGGACGATTTCAAGACCGGCGTTGGCCAGGTGGCGGGCGATGACGAAGCCGTCGCCGCCGTTGTTGCCGCCGCCGCAGACAATCCCGATCGGACCGGCAGGGCGGAGCGTTCGCATGATGAACTCCGCGGTTCCGCGACCGGCGTTCTCCATCAGGACGATGCCCGGTATGCCGAATTCCTCGATGGCCCGGCGATCGATCTCACGGACTTGGGCTCGCGTCAAAGAAACTGAGTCGCCCGGTTTCATGGGTGCGCGGCCCCCCCGGCTGGTTGACTTGCCGCGCGCCGCCGCAGGCGCTCCACGGCCTGCCGCACGGCGTCCGGGACCTCGCGGCCTTGTTCGCCGCTGAGGCGCAGGGCTTCTTCACACTCGCGCAGCGATTCGGCGTACCGCCCCAGGGTCTCTAGGGCCGCCGCCCGCTTCCAGCGATAGTACGGATCGTCGGGCGCCGCATCGACCGCTCGATGAAACATCCGCTCAGCCAATGCGGCGTTCCGGGCGAATTGATAAGCGGCGTCGCCGAATTCGCCGTAGGCCTTCTCGACCGCGTATCCGAGGGCGGCGGCGTCCTTCGCGGCGGAGAGCGCGCCGTTCTCGTCGCCGAGGCAAATCCTCGCCTCGCCCAGCGCGACCAGACCCGCCGCCTGATTCGGGCCCAGCCCTTGGTCCAGCGCCCTTTCGATCAGCGGCAGGGCCTTGTCAAACTGCCGTTGCCGCACATACGCGCGGCCCAACACATGCAGATTCGCGGAGTTTTCCGGATCGTATGCGCGCGCCCTTTCGGCGTGATCCAGCGCCGTGGCGTAGTCCGCCTCCTCCAGCGCGAGGAGCGCGAGATTGGCGTGCGCCTTGGCCAACTTCGGATCGGCCAGGGCGACGTGTGTCCACAGCGTCTTAGAATCCTGCCACACGCCCTGTTGCGCGCGCGTCAGTATCCAAAGCGGCAAAGCCATCAACACGAGGGGGAGCACGAACGCGGCCGGTCGCGTGAAATGGCGCCCTGCCAGAAACAGCCCGTAGGCCATCGGCAGCAGGAGAAAGAACATCGGCAGGTAAAGAAAGCGATCCGCAACACAGGAGCCCATGAAGCGAATCGCTCCCATCGTCGGCGCGAGCATCAGACCGAACGCGGTCAATCCGGTGAATAACGGCGACGAGTATCGCCACGATGCGATCCACACGATGACCACCGCCGCCGTCGCCATGACGGAAAGCAGAATCGCCGGATTGGAAAGGGACAGATCGTCCGGCACGCCGCGGTAGGGCGACAAATGGAGGGGCCACAACAAATTACCCAAGTAGAGTACGGTGTTGTAACTCAGCAACCCGATCCAGCGGCCGACGGCGTTCGCGGCCGACAAGTTCGGCAGGCCGACCCCTGCGCCTGCCGCGGCCTGCGACGCCCACGCGATATAGCCCATGATCAGCAGCACCGGGACAAAGGGCCATTTTTCGCGCAGCGCGGCCAGTGGACGGCGCCCCAGCGGCCAAAGATCGATGAGCGGCAGCACCAGCGGCAGGAGCACCGTCGTGGGCTTGGCCAATGTCGCCAGGAAATACAGAACAACCGACGTCGCCAACCATCCTCGCCCGCGATGCCGAACGCATTCCACGTAAGCCACCAATGCGGCGATGGCGAGAAACGTCGCCAGCAGGGTTTTTCGCTGCGACACCCAGGCGACCGATTCGACGTGCGCCGGATGCAGTGCGAAATACAGCGCGACCAGGAACGGCAAAAACAGTCCGCCCAGAAACGTACGAATCCATACCAGCACCAGCACGCTCGTCGCCGCATGCAGCAGCACGTTGGTCAAATGGAAGATAAAGGGATGGACCGACCGGGACGTCGTTCCCGAGAGCTTGGCATCCACCATGAGCGAGACCATCGTGAGCGGCTGGTAGTAGCCATCGACAGTCGAAGGGTGCAGCACCTCCGCGAAAACGCGATAGACGCCCGCGAGGCTGGGCTGCCGAACGAGTTCGTTGTCGACGACATATTGAAAGTCGTCCAGATGAACGAACTCCGCGTTGAATGACGGCCGATAGGCCAGGACGACGATCAAGACCAATAGCACCGCCGCCGAGATGACCTCGCGGCCGGCGATGGAGCCGGCGCGATCGTCGAATTCGGTCGGGCGTGTGCGGCGGTGAAGCGAATCGTCATCCATTCGTTTGTATCGGAAGGGCGCTCGTCAGGAGCCGCGCGTGTTCCGTGCGGCGGGCATTTCCACTTCGCCCGGCGGCAGTTCGCCGGGGTCCGCCGTCGAATCGAACAGGTTCTCGAAGCCGGGCTCATCGCGGAACCGCAGCAGTTCCTCGCTGACCGCGGCCCGGGCGGCCATGCGCGGGTCCTTGGCGATGGCCGCCTCCAGATGCCGCCGGGCCCGGTCCGGCGCATCGTTGGCCGCCCACGCCATTGCGAGGGATAAGTGCGTCACCGAATCGTTATTCAGGCGCAGCGCTTCCTGAAGCTCGCGCCGCGCGGACGAGGCCCTCCGTACCTTGAGATAGGCGTTTCCCAGCCCCAGGCGGATTCCCGCCGAATTCGGCTGCGCATCGCGGGCGCGTTCCAGGTATTCAATCGCCTTGTCGTACTGACCACTCCGCGCCAGCGCGACGCCCAGGTTTTGCAGGCACTCGATCCACTGCGGATTGGACTCCAGCGCCTTGCGGAGCGGAATAATCGCCTCTGCCGCCCGGCCGCCGGTTTGCAGCAGGAGGGCGGTACCCAGGTAAAATTGTGTCGAAGGATTATTCGGCGCGATCGCGACCGCCTTTTTCGCGTACGCCACCGCCTCGTCCAGCTCGTTGTCCTCTACGAGCGATTCAATGAGTCCGATGTAGCCGGGGGCCCATTGCGGGTGTTTCTTCACAATCTCGTAATGCAACTCTCGCCCGTCTTGCCACTGAAACGTCTGGGAATAGGTGGTGACGGCCAGGATCCCCAAAAGCGCCGTCAATCCCAGCGCCGCGCATCGGGGGATTGGGGCTCGAAGTCCGGCGCGCGGCCCGGCCAGGCACACGGCGGCCACCAGGAGACCCGGAATCAGAACGGGATAAAGGTGATGATCTCCCAGGCGCTGCTCCGAGAACGGCGCGTCGAGGAAAGCGGGGCAGACGAACAAGAGCCCGCCTACAACTGCAACAAAAAGTCCGCGGCTGCGAAAAAACGCCCAGATTGGAAGCACGATCAACAGCGACGACATCGCCAGGTCGCGCCAAATGACAACATGCGACGTCGAGCCCCATGCATCAAACGGGTTCATCGGAAGCAGGCCGACCGGCCAGATCATCCGCTGAATAAAAGACGCCATCGTCGTGCAGAACAGCTCCATCGGCGGCGGGATATCGGCAGCCGCCGTCGGCGTCTTCGAGAAGATCGCGAATTGAATCCCGGCGGTTATCGCCAGGATCAGGAAAAACGGCAATCCGGTCAGCAGGGGCCTGCGCGGGCGCCGTCCGGGCAGCCAAAGGTCCAGAACCAGGAGAAACACCGGGAGCCCCAGGAACGTGGGCTTGGACAAAACGGCGGCCATGCACACCGCGCTCGTATAAACGAGCCATGCGACCCTACCCGTCGTGCGATACCGAACGTACGCCAGAATCGCCAGGAGCGAAAAGAACGTCGCCAGGACCGTCATGCGCTGCGCCAGCCACGCGACGGATTCAACCTGCAGTGGATGCAGGGCGAAGATCAACGCGAGCAGCGCCGGCCAGACCCATGTTGCGGCCTGCTGCCGGTCATCGACGCCCCTTCCTTCCCCCCTCCATAGCAAGGTCAGTCGCCGCAGTAATGTGAACAAAAGCGCCGCGTTGATTACGTGCAGAAGAAGGTTGGTGAGGTGCGATTGAAAAACGCCGGCCACGGGGTCCCGCGCCAATCGCGCATCGCTTGCAAACGAAAGGGCGGTCAGCGGGCGATAGTATCCTCCCGTCCCCTCCGGTCTCTCAAACCGTGCAAACACCCGCCCGGCCGCGCGCCACGACCGTGAGTCGGCGCGGCCTGCCCGCAGCGCGTCCGCATCGCCCGGCGTGACCAGTCCGGCGGTCAGGACCGGGCTGAACGCCAGTGCGGTGAAGAGGGCGAGGCCGAGCGAGGCGCACGCGGCGGCCATTTCGGGAGACACGCGGCTGCCGCGCGCCCGGCCCGGCACCGGATCGCTCTGTGTATTGAAAAAACCCATGGCAGTATCGCGGATGGAGGCTCGCGTCGGCGGCCTCAACAGCGCCGACGGATGCGTACCGTTGAATTGTAGGGCCGTGGCGCGGGCCGTACAATTCGACAAATGAGAATCCTACTTTCCAACGATGACGGAATCTTCGCGCCGGGTTTGATGGCGATGTACCGCGCGCTCGCCGAGGATGCCGACGTCGACGTCGTCGCGCCCGAGGCGGTCCAGTCCGGCGGGTCACACTCCATTACGATACGCCGCCCGGTCATGTGGCGGCGCGTCCACGTCGCGGAAGTCTTCCACGGCACCAGCGTCGATGGCACGCCGGCCGACTGCGTGAAACTGGCAGTCGGCGCGCTGCTCCCCCAGCGGCCCGACCTCGTCGTCTCCGGCATCAACGCCGGTCTCAATACCGGCATCCACGCGATTTATTCAGGAACCGTCGCCGCCGCGGTCGAAGGCGCGATCCAGGGCCTGCCCGCGATCGCCGTTTCCCTCAAGCTCTACCGCGACATGGACTTCGCCGCCGCGGCCAAGATCGCCAAGAGCGTGATCGACCAGATCGTCGCCAAAGGACTTTCTCCCGGTCAGGTGTGCAACATCAATATCCCCGAACTCAAGCCCGACTGGCCGCGCGGCATCCACGTCGTGCCGCAATCGATCCAGATCCCCGAGGATCGTATCGAGAAACGCACCGACCCCAACGGCGGAGAATACTATTGGCTCGCCGGGGATTTCGGTGAGACCGACGATCGGATGGAGACGGATCTGCACGCGGTGCGGGAAGGCTACGTAAGCATCACGCCGATTCAGTTCAATTTGACGGACATCCCTCTGCTTGCGCAGATGCAGAGTTGGACGTTTTCAGATGCGTGGTAGATGGGCGGCTTCACGCAGAGGAAGACCGCCGAATGCGGGGACGAACTATGGATTGCAGGTGGTAACGCTCGCGACCTGATTGCCGTACACGTCGAGATCGTATCCACCGCAAGCACCATTTTGCCAACGCACTTCGATTAAGATGTTCCCGGTATCTTCGTGCCCCCAGTCATCGGCCCATGCAATCTCGACCCTGTCGAGCACGCCGGTACCGTTCGTGGAACTCCCGGCAAATGACCCGCCACATGAGATGCAATAAATATAGAGGTCGTAGTTATTATTCGGGCCCGATTGAAGGTCAACCCAGGCGCTTATATACACAGGAGTATCACTATCTTCGCGTATCTGTACGCGATACCAACTTTCCGTCCCCGGACTAGAAACTCCGGTGCTCTGGGCGCCGGTGTCGCCGCTGAGCGAGCCAAGGTCGGTGAAACTATTGCAAAGCGGATTAGTATTCCGATTGATGCACGGATTCGGTGCACAGGTGGTTCCCGTTCCCCCAAAACAACCACCTTGCGCAACGCAATCGGCCTCCATTTGGATCGCGCACGTCCCGTTGCCGAAACAGCAGCGGGCCCCGCAGGGATTGGGGCTGCACGTTCCGCCGAGCGTCCACGTTCCTGCGCACCCCGCCTGCGTCGTTCCCGTGCACGTGCCGTCCCCAGCGCAACAGGAACCGCAGGGCGGGCAATTGCCGGTAAGGAGGCAATCGACGAACGGGGCGATGTCGAGCCCATCCGCCACACCGTCGCAGTTCATGTCGCCCGGCGAGAGCTGGGCCTGCACAGACCCAACCAACGCGATTGCTACGGCCCATCCCAGGATGACGCAGCGCGGTACCATGTTGGCCCCTACTGAAAAGATATCTGTTTCCCGGCCCTGCGAACGATCCCATCATAACACTAATCGTCCCCTCGATGCAATCGTCGCGATCCTATGGCACGGGCGCTCAGGGGATGACGCCTCGCAATCCCTTCATCCCCGAAATCTCCTGTGTATCGAGCATGATCGGACGTATCGCGACGATCCGCCACGTGCCCCCTTCACGAAGCCAGTCGATCCGCCAACTTCCCCAGTGCATCTCGCCGACGCCGCCCTCGACGCTGACCGTTGCCCGCGCGGCGACGATCATCTCCGCGGGCTCGTCCTGCACGGTCACATCTCGCCGGTGAAAGCGGGTGTCATAAATCTTCAACCGACTGAGGGTCCGCTCGATGAAGGCGACAATGTCCTGCTTGACCATTGCCTCACTGGAATAATCATCGCTGATCGCCGCGTCGATACGGGCCGAATCGTTCGCCTCAATGGCCGCAACGAACTCCTCCAATGCCTTTTCGATTTCCTCGCGGTCCGTCACAACCAGGTACTGAATCGCGAAAAGCGCTGCCAGCAAAACGGCCGCCGCCGGAAGAATGTGTTTGCCGAAGGTCTCCATGTAGCGCCGTCGGGCGTAGAGCGCAGCGGCCAGGACGATCAGGGTCAAAACCCCGAGACGAATCGGACTTTCGAGAAAGAGATTCTGGAAAAAGTCCATGCGTTACGCGGATGCCGCCTGACAATCCCACGCCGCCCCGGCCGCGATGAGCGCCTCGGGCCGTTCACGGCGGAGGACGGGCGGGTAAAGACGCTCCTCGCCATACCAGCGATCAAGCATCGCCTGCCAATCTGCCGGCGTTTTGACGGCGAGGAAGGTCATCTTCACGTCGCGGGCGCAGGGGTGCAGTTCGCTATACCGGACGCCGAACTTTCGCAGCAGCGGCCCGGCCATCGCCTCGCCGTGCAGTTCCGCCATCAGTGAATAATGGCGCTCTAATGCCGTTCTCTGGTCGCCGATGGATGGCGCGGGCGGAAGCGGCTCACCGGCCAGTAGCGCCCGCACCTCCCGAAAGATGAACGGGTTCCCGATCGCCCCACGCGCGATCGAGCATCCGTCGACGCCAGTTTCTCCGAGCATCCGCACACAATCCTCGGCACTGAAAAGATCACCGCTGCCAAGGATCGTCCGATCTCCGGCATATCGTTTGACTGCCGCGAGAAAATCCCAATTGCTCGGCCCGACATAGCGCTGCTGCACCGTCCGCCCATGAACCGTCACGGCGGCCACACCCAATTCAGACGCCGCATCGAGAACCGAGTAAAAGTTTCGCTCGCTCTCCGCCGAGTCGTCCATCCCGCGGCGCATCTTGAGGGTGACCGGCACGTGGCCGCCGACCGCATCGATCACCGCGCGGATAATTTCCCGCGCCTGCTCCGGTACGGAGAGCAGAAAGCCCCCGCGACATCGCCCCAGCACCTTTCGCACCGGACAGCCGAAGTTGATGTCGACGACGTCGTAACCCGTCTCGACCATCATCCCCGCCGCCTCGGCGAATTGCGCGGGCTCGCTGCCCATGAGCTGCCCGCCGACTGGGTGATCGCCCGGCGGAATGGCCAGCATCCGCTTCATTCGCTTTCCCCCGACGGACACGAGCTTGTCGAGCACGACCTCGTTGATCGTGTAGGGACAGCCGTACTCGCGAGCGAGCAGGCGCATGGCGGCGTCGCTATAGCCGGACAGCGCGGCTTGGACGAACGGTGCGTCGAGTTGGATGGGGCCGATTTGGAGCATGGTCAGGTTTCGAGACCGGTCAAACCCGATTCAGGGGAGCACTTCGAAGGTTTGCCGTCCCGGCAAACGGTAGATATCAAAGTCTTTGTCCAACGTAAAGACCCGCCTCAATTTCATCTGTTCGGCAATCACGACCAGGGTGGCGTCCGCCAGGTCCATGGGCACGTTGCGATATCGCTTCATCAACTCCGCGGCGCGTTCCAGCGAATCTCCCTCAACGGGCGCCAACTGAAGGTCGCCTCGATGAACGATCTGCCACAATCTCCGTTGGGCGTCCCAGCCCGACCGATCTCCCAGGAGGTACATGGCTTCGGTGAACGCGGCCCAGGTCGTGATCATCGGTGCGCTCAATCCCGCCAGCGCCGATACGCACCGAACATGATCGCGATCCCGGCGATCAATAATCGCAACGAGCGGCCCGGCATCCACCAGGATCATCGGCGTCGCGCTCGCTTCCGTCGAATGACCTTCGTAAACGCGCGCCCGCTCTTCCTGGAATCCCCGCCGGCTTTAACCGACCCGACCACGTCGCTTAATCGTCTCTCCAACGATTGGCCGAGAAGATCGCTGCACCGGCGATGGACGGCATCGCGGATAATCTCTGAGGCGGACTGACCGGTCAGGGACGTGGCCTTTTCAAGTTTGACTTCCAGCTCGGGATCGAGCCGTACGCTATGCATCATGGACGATTCCTCGCTGTATTACATCTTAGCCATGGATGTATGACAACTCAAGCTCCCCCAAGGAGCTACCAG
Encoded proteins:
- the surE gene encoding 5'/3'-nucleotidase SurE, encoding MRILLSNDDGIFAPGLMAMYRALAEDADVDVVAPEAVQSGGSHSITIRRPVMWRRVHVAEVFHGTSVDGTPADCVKLAVGALLPQRPDLVVSGINAGLNTGIHAIYSGTVAAAVEGAIQGLPAIAVSLKLYRDMDFAAAAKIAKSVIDQIVAKGLSPGQVCNINIPELKPDWPRGIHVVPQSIQIPEDRIEKRTDPNGGEYYWLAGDFGETDDRMETDLHAVREGYVSITPIQFNLTDIPLLAQMQSWTFSDAW
- a CDS encoding PIN domain-containing protein, which gives rise to MILVDAGPLVAIIDRRDRDHVRCVSALAGLSAPMITTWAAFTEAMYLLGDRSGWDAQRRLWQIVHRGDLQLAPVEGDSLERAAELMKRYRNVPMDLADATLVVIAEQMKLRRVFTLDKDFDIYRLPGRQTFEVLP
- a CDS encoding XDD4 family exosortase-dependent surface protein, which codes for MFRRRLATTVAILLASAAFRAEPARAVVVHQASGMSVSGVPVSCEAHLMIVGDVLTVVFYNTSPVHTQNPSDLCTSYYFDIYNGVNVRPVLVYQSATGDVWRAHRFTTDTLEAMDADLKATEPFDRTWQFKDMDPAFTPFLGFGVGTVGNSDLKPNNFNGNIVDGMDYALYSGDVTTANMDGRLLVKDHITFTFTGVMGFTENDIRPNFAIGLGTGPDSFLVPEPATLAPLLAFGLFALPRQRRHRLR
- a CDS encoding tetratricopeptide repeat protein, yielding MDDDSLHRRTRPTEFDDRAGSIAGREVISAAVLLVLIVVLAYRPSFNAEFVHLDDFQYVVDNELVRQPSLAGVYRVFAEVLHPSTVDGYYQPLTMVSLMVDAKLSGTTSRSVHPFIFHLTNVLLHAATSVLVLVWIRTFLGGLFLPFLVALYFALHPAHVESVAWVSQRKTLLATFLAIAALVAYVECVRHRGRGWLATSVVLYFLATLAKPTTVLLPLVLPLIDLWPLGRRPLAALREKWPFVPVLLIMGYIAWASQAAAGAGVGLPNLSAANAVGRWIGLLSYNTVLYLGNLLWPLHLSPYRGVPDDLSLSNPAILLSVMATAAVVIVWIASWRYSSPLFTGLTAFGLMLAPTMGAIRFMGSCVADRFLYLPMFFLLLPMAYGLFLAGRHFTRPAAFVLPLVLMALPLWILTRAQQGVWQDSKTLWTHVALADPKLAKAHANLALLALEEADYATALDHAERARAYDPENSANLHVLGRAYVRQRQFDKALPLIERALDQGLGPNQAAGLVALGEARICLGDENGALSAAKDAAALGYAVEKAYGEFGDAAYQFARNAALAERMFHRAVDAAPDDPYYRWKRAAALETLGRYAESLRECEEALRLSGEQGREVPDAVRQAVERLRRRAASQPAGGAAHP
- a CDS encoding XDD4 family exosortase-dependent surface protein, which encodes MRFVRPHNSFCLWAALTAAVSSPAVAADLLVSASHPTLPLSASISFHATGNDLVITLTNSAQTDVMLPLEILTAVYYDVSGPALGLGRTSAVIGPESSLLFPPATPFDPAPKGVGGEWEYNEGVTNAPFGQAYAIRSAGLGILFTGVGGRFPGANLQGPSNVNGVQYGITSALDNSATGNSPVTGGAGALIKNQVIFTLSGLPAGFDPLAMISSVQFQYGTTRCDVEGTVDRCVPDVPEPSTLILIALGVLAHFGCNWGRRVGR
- a CDS encoding NAD(P)H-hydrate epimerase; its protein translation is MTRAQVREIDRRAIEEFGIPGIVLMENAGRGTAEFIMRTLRPAGPIGIVCGGGNNGGDGFVIARHLANAGLEIVLFLACDPARLKGDAAVNYGIVEKMKLRSYPFDSPEQVHAASPALHQSDVIVDAILGTGFSGSVRPPTNLAIEAINNAPRATIVAVDVPSGLDCDTGTPATPTVRAHHTVTFVARKIGFDSPGAKAYTGRVIVADIGASATLV
- a CDS encoding tRNA-dihydrouridine synthase, whose translation is MLQIGPIQLDAPFVQAALSGYSDAAMRLLAREYGCPYTINEVVLDKLVSVGGKRMKRMLAIPPGDHPVGGQLMGSEPAQFAEAAGMMVETGYDVVDINFGCPVRKVLGRCRGGFLLSVPEQAREIIRAVIDAVGGHVPVTLKMRRGMDDSAESERNFYSVLDAASELGVAAVTVHGRTVQQRYVGPSNWDFLAAVKRYAGDRTILGSGDLFSAEDCVRMLGETGVDGCSIARGAIGNPFIFREVRALLAGEPLPPAPSIGDQRTALERHYSLMAELHGEAMAGPLLRKFGVRYSELHPCARDVKMTFLAVKTPADWQAMLDRWYGEERLYPPVLRRERPEALIAAGAAWDCQAASA
- a CDS encoding tetratricopeptide repeat protein gives rise to the protein MSNCTARATALQFNGTHPSALLRPPTRASIRDTAMGFFNTQSDPVPGRARGSRVSPEMAAACASLGLALFTALAFSPVLTAGLVTPGDADALRAGRADSRSWRAAGRVFARFERPEGTGGYYRPLTALSFASDARLARDPVAGVFQSHLTNLLLHVINAALLFTLLRRLTLLWRGEGRGVDDRQQAATWVWPALLALIFALHPLQVESVAWLAQRMTVLATFFSLLAILAYVRYRTTGRVAWLVYTSAVCMAAVLSKPTFLGLPVFLLVLDLWLPGRRPRRPLLTGLPFFLILAITAGIQFAIFSKTPTAAADIPPPMELFCTTMASFIQRMIWPVGLLPMNPFDAWGSTSHVVIWRDLAMSSLLIVLPIWAFFRSRGLFVAVVGGLLFVCPAFLDAPFSEQRLGDHHLYPVLIPGLLVAAVCLAGPRAGLRAPIPRCAALGLTALLGILAVTTYSQTFQWQDGRELHYEIVKKHPQWAPGYIGLIESLVEDNELDEAVAYAKKAVAIAPNNPSTQFYLGTALLLQTGGRAAEAIIPLRKALESNPQWIECLQNLGVALARSGQYDKAIEYLERARDAQPNSAGIRLGLGNAYLKVRRASSARRELQEALRLNNDSVTHLSLAMAWAANDAPDRARRHLEAAIAKDPRMAARAAVSEELLRFRDEPGFENLFDSTADPGELPPGEVEMPAARNTRGS
- a CDS encoding nuclear transport factor 2 family protein; this translates as MDFFQNLFLESPIRLGVLTLIVLAAALYARRRYMETFGKHILPAAAVLLAALFAIQYLVVTDREEIEKALEEFVAAIEANDSARIDAAISDDYSSEAMVKQDIVAFIERTLSRLKIYDTRFHRRDVTVQDEPAEMIVAARATVSVEGGVGEMHWGSWRIDWLREGGTWRIVAIRPIMLDTQEISGMKGLRGVIP